Below is a genomic region from Micropterus dolomieu isolate WLL.071019.BEF.003 ecotype Adirondacks linkage group LG16, ASM2129224v1, whole genome shotgun sequence.
CTCTGTAGAACCTTAAACGCATTGGATGACATTAATAAAAGTACAGGAGTGTGTGGGTTGAATCGTGTGTAACAGACTTGTTGTAGCTATGATTATTGTCACATTATCATGTCATTAAATATGCAAAGATTTATCTCATGGCTACAGATTGAAATAATGTCTGTTACTGTAATCCATAGTCACAAACTTATGTAACATCAAATACATATGTTTTCTCCAGATTTAAGACAAGTAGAACTCATAATAAATACCTCGATGTAATTGTGCTCCGTTGTCATTCCTCCATTCTCTGGGTTCAGTGTTACAGCTGGCAGCAGTAGCAGGTAATCATTCGGTGCCACTCTGACAGCAGCAGTCTCTTCTGTCACTTACCAGGGGTGGATATCGAGGCAGCCCGGAAAGAGGAGGAGCGGGTGATGCTGAGGGACGCCCGGCAGTGGCTCAACAGCGGCCAGATCCAAGATGTCCGGCACGCCAAGTCCGGAGGAACGTCACTTCATGTAGCTGCTGCGAAGGGATACGCAGAGGTTTTAAAGTAAGCAGTGGTTTTGATTTCACAGGTAGTAGAATCATTTATTGCTCGTTGTTACATAAAGCCTTTCCTTTATGTTACGTTGTATAAAAGACTATTAATAGTCAAGACAGTTGTGAGGCCTTTCTTTGCTAATGTCAAACATAGCTTGGTCTCTGTATCTTGTCAGTGCGTTGTTCCGACCCTGCATCTGTAGGCTGTTAATACGGCTACACAGCTCGAGGAAAGGAACTGCAGCCGCCTGTCCATCTGGTCTGGGAATTCAGCCAGCGTACTCTACTGCCATAGATAGTGCTAAGATCTCTGATTTTTAGCGCAACAAACATATACAAGCCAGGAATCTAAATGTTTTCCTCATCATGGCAGAATTATGGGCGAAAATATTAGAGTTTAGCTGACGTCACCCTGCTCTTGCTCAGTGACAACAACTTTCAGAATATGTGTCCGTGTGTTTAGGGGGTGGACTATGTATCTCAGATATCTGACCTGGGGTTATAATGCTGACGCACTTCTCAAAGCCTGGACACTGGCAGCACCTTGAAAGATTAGTTTACAGAATCGAAtctgagaaaaaaagatttgctAATTCTAAGTCTCTCCTCCCTTTCCAACTCCATGTGCAGGCTTTTAATCCAAGCAGGGTATGATGTAAATATTAAGGACTATGATGGCTGGACTCCTCTACATGCAGCAGCACACTGGGGCAAAGAGGAGGCATGTAGGATACTGGTGGAGAATCTATGTGACATGGACCTCATTAATAAAATGGTGAGTAACAAGCACTGTCGTAGAGTCCTGTCATTAAATTCTGTGCAATCCATATTTtagaactttttattttattgctttcCCTCAGGGCCAGACAGCTTTGGATGTAGCTGACGAAGATGTTCTGGGATACTTAGAAGAactacaaaagaaacaaaagctgGTAAGTTGATGTGACCCATATCTACACCAAACAACTTATTCAGCTGTTTTAATGGTGGATACATTTGGAGGTGTTTTGtaaaaatttttatatatatataaaattagtgGAAGCCTGTGATTGAGTGGGAATGTGTGAATCCTCTTCAGTAACATTCATTGTGTCTTTCCCCTTTATTGCAGCTGATGAGTGTGGAGAAAGACGTTAAGAAATCTCCTTTGATTGAAACAACAACCACCGGGGATAACAACCAGTCACTGAAACCACTCAAGAGGTAAATACCttgaaaaaataatcaacagaaaCTGCCTACTGAATGTGTGAGTGTTATTAAGCCACCTATAGCTCAGACATAACTAATTAAACTTCTGTaggtttaaaatattttattttgtatcttTGGCTTGTATTCTCTCTTGTAGCTCAAAATGCTGTACTACACTGATGCTGTAGTTCTCTGCTAATGGtgtcaaatgtgtgttttgcagcaaAGAAACACTGCTTCTGGAGCCAGAAAAGAGCGCCCCACGCATAGACACCTTAGAACCGGAGAAGGTGGATGAAGAAGAGGATGGGAAGAAGGACGAATCAAGCTGCTCcagtgaggaagaggatgatgaagatTCGGAGTCGGAGACTGAAGcaggtactgtgtgtgtgtgacttatTTTAGACTTGTTGTGGTATCACTAAATCAGgtcaaaacaaaagaatttcGGTTAAATGTCTCGCATACAAATTTGATTCTGCCTACCCTTTTTCTTGTGGTCAAACGTCACCATCTAAATTTGTTTTCCATACTGCAGTTATGTTCTGacttttttaaacacattttccagaattgttttttattattaattgttaATTGACGCAAACAACtaatactttttctttttgaccCTGCCAGACAAGAGCAAGCCTTCAGCATCAGTGAGCAACAACACAACGCCCACCCCGACCACCGTCACCGTGTCATCTCCAACTAGCCCAACCAACCAGGTGACGACCCCCACTTCACCGGTAAAGAAGGTACGACCTGGTGGACAAGTGGTATTTATTATCCTACCGTGTGCAGACAGCTGCCATGgtactggcaaaaaaaaaaaaatcaaataggACACGTTTCACTCAAATTGGGAAGCAGTTGATGGGTTTTAGAAAAGGCCTTCGAGGAAATTAAATGCAGCATTGCCATGATGCAATCATGTCCCAATCATGTCCCTATTCTACCCTCTAGTCACTTCAGGTAGTAACTACACCTCCTCCGTTGCACTAAGCCAGTGCAACTTTGCTCTACTGAGAGATGTTGGTGCTTCATTATGTACACAAATCTGTAAAATTATCTATTTGGGTTTTCCTCCCCCTTGAACACAAACCTAATTTCACAGCCGGATGACGATACTGGGGGATTACATAAATGATTTTGCAGTTCATACTCCAGGCCATCACAGAAATAGTTGTTCCTGGTTGTGATTTGTTCTTCACGTCGCAGCACAATGAGCAGACGAAGCGAACACGTCACACAGGCCGTGAGAATGACAGTTACGAGCAATTTTTGGTGGCGTTTAACAAACATGGCAACAGGCTGTACAGTGGGGATGATTGGTGGCCAATTCTGGATAATGTTAACGGTTTACTATATGCCTGTTGGATACCAGGAGCCTGGACTTTATAGAGCACTGGATTGGGTTGGTTGTTAAGAATAAAACTAGAAAGTGTTCCATGGTAGTGTTTTCCCACTTTTGAgtctgctgccctctgctggcaAATTGAGGCCAAGCATTTAACCATAGTGAACCTGGTCAACCTTTCCAAGGGCACGTCTGCTTCCTTCAGGCCACTGGTTCAAACAAATACTTAATGTGGCATCATTTTTAACTGTTAGAAAGGTACTTTGAGTTTTTTTGTGTGGCATTCAGAAAAGCTGTGATACTCATTTCCAAGTCTGTGATATCAGATACCACCTACAGAATGCATCATCATTTCACACTCAAGAATGCAGCCTAAATTAGAGGGTACATTTTACagtgtcctctctctttctgaatTTGCACCCTTTAGTCTATGGCCTGCAATCAGTGGCCACATATCTTTTACACTTTCTAAATGTTGCTTCTTTTGTtgcattgttattgttgttcCAATCTTTCTTTGAAGCCTAGTGCTCACACATCACAATGTCTTCTGTCTAACAAGAGTGAGCAAAACATTAACAATGTCCGGTTTTGACACTACCAAATGTTTGTGGGATCTGACACTTATTCCAATTtgaacattaataaataataacaataattaaaccGGTTTGGCAGTAGGCATTGTGTGGTGTGACTAGGCCTTAAAAAAATCTGTCCTACcataaagtgtttcttttgctgctgctgctgctgcttctgtctTATTCTggccttttctctgtctcaatctctctgtcctcctccatGCCCTCCCTCCCCCCGTGTCTTTCTCATCCTGGGCTCTTGACTTGGTTGGCTTTAGTTTGATTGTATTACTCCCCTCATGCCTGTGGCGGAGCCAGGCTGTCCTGCATTGTGGCGTCAAGGCTTGCGCAAAACAGGCATTTCTCTAGTGCCAAAAAAACCTATGGTGAGGCATTGGTGTGCACCAGAGTTGTTCTCTCATCCTACATGCACCTGTGCACTGACAAAGTACTTAACACCCCCCTTAACCACCCTGGCCCAATCCAAGTGATGCTGATTGAACCTACTGCTGACTTTCACTCATCAACcctacattgtgttgttttcacTTGTAATCAACAAATGAACTGTACTGATGGTGCTTTCACCCCGTGTCTGTGttgcttctgtgttttgtttagttgcTTGTCTTTTGagagtttgttttaaaaatgtatgtgtggCCAGACCTGAAAACTATCAGACCCTAAAATCCCAACTATTTTAATTACTCTTTTACCACCTATTGTACAAGAGCATAGCATAATTATCGTGTTGTAAGAATAGCATTTACTCTGGGATAACTTTTAGAGTCTGGTAGTGGTAGTAGTGGTTGTGGATGTGATCAAACACATTAACAAGCATGTCCTTCATTTTAGAAATGTCCTCTTAATGGTCGACTTAATAGATTACATCAATACGTCGACTAACGTAATGCGAGTCGACGTATTTACGTAATCTATTACGCATCGCTGCGTCCGGTGTTAATGGGATTCTgggacaagctccagctacatgACGTCGCCTTCGACCGTCTAAAGTTCGGGAGTATTTTAGACGGACACTCAACAACTTGGTGCTCCATGAGCTCTGTGAACTGGAAgtagcttcactgcagcacaactgctgtccacgaatacGTGAAGCGGCATGAACACATGAAAAAGTACACGTGCGAAAGTATCCCGGAGCACTGACGGCACCACCGCAAATCTTGTTTACTTTCTGCTATGCTACTATTGTCGTTATTCttatgtgcttcatcaggatggttgaataaaatactgatttattgattagacatgtttttgatatttatttaaattggtatgttagtcGAGTAATAAgcaactttttttccctttagaATACACACTTAGTCGTTacattaatcgactaattgaaaaaataacgttagattaatcgacttgaaaaataatcgttatgtacagccctaatttaaacataaaaattgCAGCGTATTGAGATTAATCCAAAATGTTTGACCTGATTGACTTGTTTGTTGATGACTAAAAATCTAATTTACCGTCTGTGTATTTATCAATGGTTAACTTTGTACTCTAAACCGCTCCCCCTTCCTCCCTTTCAGGTCCCTCAGCCTGCTGGAAAGGCTTCAACTAAAGTGGAGGATGATAGGAAGGACGAATCGCCAGCATCGTGGCGGCTGGGTTTGAGGAAGACGGGCAGCTATGGGGCTCTGGCAGAGATCACAGCTACCAAGGAGGCTCAGAAGGAGAAAGACACGACTGGGGTGATGCGCTCAGCCTCGAGCCCTCGCCTGTCGTCCTCCCTGGAcaataaagacaaagagaagGTCAACAGTCACATGGTCACATCCTTTATTTTTTCAGTCTCTTAGACCACTGGGACACTAGGATGTCCCGAGTGATTTTCCAGCTGGCTACATTataaatgtatgaatgaatATGAAAAGGAAGAAATCGTTCATATTTAGGCTTGATGCGGCCATGACCTGCTTTTTGTAAGAGCTTAATTAGGCCTGAAAAGGCACCCTAGATGCTTTTTAATAGTAAATAAAGTTTGTAGGGATATTTGACAGCTGTTCCATGGATGGTCACTAATATGGGTCCTATTTATTCCGCTGTCTCCAGGAAAAAGATAAAGGGACCCGGCTTGCCTATGTGGCCCCTACCATCCCCAGGAGACTGGCCAGTACTTCAGACATTGATGAGAAGGAAAACAGGTGAAGCCTTAGAGCCAAGTGGCTCTGTGCAAACATGCATTGGCATGAGCGGCTCCTGCTGCCCACTGCTGTGTGTTGCAGGCAAAAGACCTCAATGCTCTGCATGGTGTGTGTGGCCCTAAGGAACTGCCTTAATTAGTTTGTTGTGTCGTGCAGCAATGGATTTGGTAGACTTCAAAATCACTAGGAAAATGGTGGATTTCAAAGTGGGTAGAGTTAGGTTTAATGAAAGACTACTACTTTTATCAGCACATATCTAGTCTCTGTCAGTATCTGTTAATGAAAGCCTGGGGTACAATTGTAGCATTTGGTTCCCCAGGGACTCTACTTCTCTGATACGTAGTGGCTCATACACTCGGCGACGCTGGGATGACGACCTGAAGAACAGCGAAGGAAGCGCCTCCACCAACCGAACTCCCAGCTATCAGCGCAGGTTAGCGTCTGCTGCGAAATAAATCTCTGCCAAACTTCTCATCATCAGATTTCTGTTACATctggggtgggtgtgtgtgtgtgtgtgtgtgtgtgtgtgtgtgtgtgtgtgtatatatattttattattttatgaggTTGAGCTTTGCATAGCTGTGGAACTAAAACGAGTTGTTTATCAATCATCTGTAAATTTTGCTTTGATTATGTCATCAAAAGCTTCCACGCACAGCAGCAGCTACTGAGAAAGCCATGCCGAGCAGCCCAAATGCCTTTCTCTATCACTGCCACAGAGTCTGTTGCATGACTGTACCTGTCCTGTCAGGTTGTTGTGCCACTGAGTTCGCAATGCATTACTTTTAAAAAGCCTGTCTGTCCCAGAGATAAATCATATTCCCAGGTTTGATCGTGGCACAAAACCTAGACATGGATTTATGCTGCATGCATGTCATATGGGGAAAATACTGGATACCAGTCTCCTTTTAATACACTACTATTTTAAGTTGTGAAAGCTACGGAATTTGAAATAAATCTTTTCAAAGATCAAAGTATCTTTTAATTAATGAATGTATGCTGACCGAACAAGGTAATTGCAATCAACAGAAATCTACAAAAACCTTCATTGAAGGTATCTCCAAACACTATTTAACTGTTGATTTTAATTGTCCTGTTAGCAGTTAGTCCCATATGACATGAATGCACCAATAGTGTGCAAAGCTTAATAGTCTTATATATCTGTGTTTCTtatactgtatctgtgtgtgtgcgcctccACCGCTAACATGCCTCTCTTGCCCACCCGCCTGCCAACACGCCAGCACGTCCCATACGCTAGCACTAGGGCGGAGCGGCAGCATGCGGGACGTGCCAGCCAAGTCTTCGTCCACCTCCAGCTTGGACCCTAACAACAGTAATACTAAACCCTGGCAGCCACCCTCCTCCCACTACCAGTCTTACAGCATTTACCGCAGGTACACCAGCCTCAACAGGGGCTCCACCGTCTCTCCACCCACCTGTCCTCTCTGACCGTGTGTCTCTACTCTGGTGAAGTGCCTaccttgtgttttgtgttcctCTGGTTGCCTATAATGTCCAAATGAATTTTGGAAGAGAGTTGTTTTACCATCCAGAACTAGCCACAGTATATAGCCTGGTTTCTCGTTTTGTCCAAagtgatgaatgaagaatgaagTAACTCTATTAATGAAGTTAGGACTGAAATGTTATCCAGTAAAAGCAgaaacagatttttcttttgattgacAACAGAGATTGGAAAAACTTGAATGCTGTTGACATTGAATATTACTGTGACCCTGCAGTACTATTAATAAAAGTATGCTCAGCTTAATTTTCACTGAACTGTAATATTTAAACTCCAATACCTGTCTGGAATAACTATAGAATTTGATCCATTCATTCGTCTCACAAAGACAATTAGTTAGTTTTTGCATATTAGTTAAAGTTGCTCAGAAAAAGTTGGACAACTTttccccaaaataaggtttaaaaagcatttttcccaaCCAATTATACTTCTGCTACTCATGCGTCACTACTACCACGCATGTgcagtagaagtaaaacagacccttacatCAGTGGAACCAAACGATTGACTGAAATATATTttccgctttggctgttaaaagcagatgattggctttctagcgggaggggcgggataaccgtCATTTTTGCCcttacgggctttccccatagagttatATTGAGGATGTaattgagtggcgtgtctcctctaaaaTGTCGCTGTCTTGATTTACCTTTATGTTTACACGCAGAGCCATCATTACTAACAGCAGAAACCCAAGCATTGAGACTGACTGTCAAACAATGATGTTTTAAACCTCTAACTAATCACGCAATATAGGCTGTAGAACTATGAAGGGAAAGGATAGCTGTCTCCCAATGTTTAATTCTTAAAAGCATCAGTGTAAACAGGACATTCTTGTCATAGAGAATACACAAGAGAGAATTTTCCCCTCTTTTATCACAAAAACTGAGCTTTAGTGACCCActcctgttttatattttccccTGATATCATGCATTCACAATGCTGATATGAggcaaaaatatattattaataatcagATCATCTAACTTAATTATCAACATTATACCTGTGAAAACAAAGCTTTATTTGTGTCTTGCTCTGTCTTACGGgtgtctgttgtgtttgtctgacaTTTTGTCCTCCAGTGGCTCTTTCGGCAGAAGACAAGAGGACTTGAGTTCCTCAACCACCTCCCCCAcgaccaccaccacctcctcatcTGTTACCTCGCCTACAGGCCATCGGGGCCTGCTCTCCAGCCTGGGCTCCTCCTCCACCCGCACTGGCTCCACCAGTCTCAccagcaggtacacacacgAGCAGGACTGCTGTCAGCGGGCGAAAAAAAAGCATAACAATAAACCTTATTGTATACGGGTATTGGActaatacaggtgctggtcatataattagaatatcatcaaaaagttgatttattccAGTAAtcccattcaaaaagtgaaacttggatattatattcattcattacacacagactgatatatttcaaatgtttcgtttcatttaattgtgatgattaaaactgacaactaatgaaaatcccaaattcagtatctctgaaaattagaatattacttaagaccaatgcaaaaaaaggatttttagaaatgttggccaactgaaaagtatgaacatgaaaagtatgagcatgtacagcactcaatacttagttggggctccttttgcctgaattactgctgcaatgcggcgtggcatggagtcgatcagtctgtggcactgctcaggtgttatgagagcccaggttactctgatagtggccttcagctcttctgcattgttgggtctggtgtatcgcatcttcctcttcacaataccccatagattttctatagggttaaggtcaggcgaatttgctggccaattaagaacagggataccatggtccttaaaccaggtactggtagctttggcactgtgtgcaggtgccaagtcctgttggaaaatgaaatctgcatctccataaagttggtcagcagcaggaagcatgaagtgctctaaaacttcctggtagacggctgcattgaccttggacctcagaaaacacagtggaccaacacNNNNNNNNNNNNNNNNNNNNNNNNNNNNNNNNNNNNNNNNNNNNNNNNNNNNNNNNNNNNNNNNNNNNNNNNNNNNNNNNNNNNNNNNNNNNNNNNNNNNCTTCAAGCaacatggattctgtgcctctcctctcttcctccagactctgggaccttgatttccaaaggaaatgcaaaatttactttcatcagagaacataactttggaccactcagcagcagtccagtcctttttgtctttagcccaggcgagacgcttctgacgctgaaacccatgtcttgcatacgtctgtgcgtggtggttcttgaagcactgactccagctgcagtccattctttgtgaatctcccccacatttttgaatgggttttgtttcacaatcctctccagggtgcagttatccctattgcttgtacacgtttttctaccacatcttttccttcccttcgcctctctattaatgtgcttggacacagagctctgaacagccagcctctttagcaatgaccttttgtgtcttgccctccttgtgcaaggtgtcaatggtcgtcttttggacagctgtcaagtcagcagtcttccccatgattgtgtagcctacagaactagactgagagaccatttaaaggtctttacaggtgttttgagttaattagctgattagagtgtggcaccaggtgtcttcaatattgaaccttttcacaatattctaattttctgggatactgattttggggttttcattagttgtcagttataatcattaaaattaaatggaatgaacacttgaaatatatctgtgtctgtgtggaatgaatgtatacattatacaagtttcactttttgaatggagttactgaaataaatcaactttttgatgatattctaattatatgaccagcacctttACAGTGTCTGACCTCCAAAATGGCTGCCACCAGACttcacatttcagttttataatcAAAGCAGTTGAAATGCAGAATCTTTCAGGTTTAGCAGGTTTATTTATAAAATGCTGGTGTATAAACAGGTACTGGTCAGAGGAGAgtgcagagagggagaaggagaaggagtcTGCTGCGGTCATCCCCACTATAAACACTGGCTCTACTACGACCACCGCATCTACCACTACCACTACCGCCATATCTACCACTGGCACTGGCACCGGCACCGGCTCTGAAAGACGCAggtaacaaacacacaagcaccttTTCCCTACATACTTCATCCATATTTATCCtgtaattagggctgggcaataaaacaaaaatgataatcatcgcaatataattttcctctaacaatataacaaatgttcaatatattgtcaataaatgtttgatgtgATTAATTTGAATTACGAATGAAATAGCACTTAattttttgatttaaaatatttattttgttgaggaaaaagagaCTCATTATTGTTTTGAGTGTTCTcactcagatttgtgaagtgatccactgtttaacgtcaagtgtttgtcacattctgaccgtaaagaaaagtttttaaccacaaaaTTAACCATctagtttcttcaactttcactcaggagcaaaaatcagcctttaaactttaatgatgatgacatttatcatgatgaTATTTAaatgatatgacatttttatattgtgataacagttttggccttatcgcccagccctacctgTAATATGGGAAAATATGTCCATTTATTTCTTGTCTCACattgtgaattatttttatcccttaacataagaaaacatgcacacatttcttAGTCTGTGCAGATAATctaaatatgtaataataaatttaCAGTGTAGCATTAAGATGGGATAATCTCATCTTGATGATTGGTGTTTTTTGTGATGCATTTTGTTTGATTACATTTCAGTCTGAGATGTTAATTGCTGTTTGGGTTTAGAGGAGACTTTCAGCGTCCCATGGCATtaggttttttgtttgtcttgacTAAAGTTAAAATTGCTGGGGAAAGAATTCGATACTTAAAATTTTGCTTTActtaatgaatttatttatttattatatttgttcaTGACATTCTCAATTTTGAATGGCTTGGATATTTTAACGAAACATTTACTCTAAACAGCTTCATGAAATATTGCCATGAACCTTAAAGGCTTCCATCAGTCAAACAGTAATGCGGATGTATTTCCTCTGTTTTGAGAACGGGGTGTGTGCGATCTTCAACTCTGTACACACAGTGTGGTGGGGGAGAGAGAGTTTGCCTGTGTCCatctgtgagagagagtgtgtcaCAAAGCATGTGTTTGCACGTGTGTTTGAGTGGGGTCGAGACCATATcttcctgtttcactgctgaAATAAGCCACCTGTCGTGGTAGGAGTGGGGAAGTGCTGTTTCATAGCATGGACTGCTCCTGTGACTTTTCCTTATAAGGAATGTGGGCAGAAGCTGCACATTTTCCTCAAGGCCAAGGCTCCACTCTGAACTGAATTCATACCTCTGTGTGGCCAACAGAGGCATGCTACACACTGAGAGAAAGAACTAGAATAGCTCACTATTTTAATTTGCAAAGTCTGTTGCCTTTTGAGTGTGGTACTGCTATAGAAAAAgttaaaacacatattttaatccTATTTTACCACAGTAACTTAAAGTAGGTGTACGTTTTCAGCTTCATCTTAGGAAACTCGAACATTTTTCCAGGAATATCCTGCTTCACATACATCTTCATTAAAGGAAATCTTCTTTACCAACATATCTTGACATAGGTAGCTGCATCACATTCATACTATTCCACATATGTACACCTGGAGCTGTGATGTTACTGTACATTTAATATCCTCACTCTGCAGTATTTATTGTGAGAGGAAAGCATGATTTTGTCACTTTTCCAGCTAGTTAGTAAATTAGAGCAGCCATCCTTCTCATCGCCAGCCACCATACTGCCCAACACAATGACAATTACCACAACTATTTATGTAAGGAATGTCAACTGAAAAACGTGTCTTTACAAGTTCCACCATCCCAATAGTCATCTAATGCTAGAGCTTATTTTTGCTGTTGCTAAATAATTAACTGTATgagtgtgtctttgtgcatgtCAGGTCATACCTGACGCCAGTGCGAGACGAGGAGTCAGAGTCCCAGAGGAAAGCTCGCTCCAGACAGGCTCGACAGTCAAGGAGGTCCACCCAGGTTAGTTAACCTGTATCACCTCTGATATGTTGACACTTACTTTATCCCCCCATCCCACCAAAAAAGTAACTGGTAAAACAATAATGTAGTCCCACATCAAAACAGAAGGTGACCTGTAGGTGCCCCTGGTTTGGATTACGATTTTATAGCcatagtttttaaatgtttttttcctggtTGAGACAGACGAATGTTTTGTGTGCATAGGTAGGACTTAACATCTAGGCCTGTCATTTTACATGAAGCAAAAATGCTGTTTGAGTAACTGGGAACTATTCGACCAAGACATGAAAATTTTACATTATAAGCGCCGATTgaacagcttttctttttttttttttaactgtaagCTAGatctaatttaatta
It encodes:
- the ppp1r12a gene encoding protein phosphatase 1 regulatory subunit 12A isoform X5 produces the protein MKMADAKQKRNEQLKRWLGSETDLEPPILKKKKTKVKFDDGAVFLAACSSGDTEEVLRMLDRGADINYANVDGLTALHQACIDDNVDMVTFLVEHGASINQPDNEGWIPLHAAASCGYLDIAEYLISQGANVGVVNSEGETPLDIAEEEAMEELLQNEINRQGVDIEAARKEEERVMLRDARQWLNSGQIQDVRHAKSGGTSLHVAAAKGYAEVLKLLIQAGYDVNIKDYDGWTPLHAAAHWGKEEACRILVENLCDMDLINKMGQTALDVADEDVLGYLEELQKKQKLLMSVEKDVKKSPLIETTTTGDNNQSLKPLKSKETLLLEPEKSAPRIDTLEPEKVDEEEDGKKDESSCSSEEEDDEDSESETEADKSKPSASVSNNTTPTPTTVTVSSPTSPTNQVTTPTSPVKKVPQPAGKASTKVEDDRKDESPASWRLGLRKTGSYGALAEITATKEAQKEKDTTGVMRSASSPRLSSSLDNKDKEKEKDKGTRLAYVAPTIPRRLASTSDIDEKENSGSFGRRQEDLSSSTTSPTTTTTSSSVTSPTGHRGLLSSLGSSSTRTGSTSLTSRYWSEESAEREKEKESAAVIPTINTGSTTTTASTTTTTAISTTGTGTGTGSERRRSYLTPVRDEESESQRKARSRQARQSRRSTQGVTLTDLQEAEKTIGRSRTPKTWEEEKEEKEKQDKEKQQEEKKEMETKEDDYRSKYRSFEERYRPSSSSSAISTVSTASTPSYSSTTFSSSSSSLNRPNSLTGITSSYSRSSRDTEKEMDKKEEEKEGEDKSQPRSIRDRRRPREKRRSTGVSFWTQDGDENDPDQLSDSEEGSTKGEPQSDRLSRNESTSSLDRNDTLFSRGYGESRRTYSSRLDRDDTTDYKKLYEQILAENEKLKAQLRDTDLELADLKLQLEKATQRQERYADRSQLEMEKRERRALERKISEMEEELKMLPDLKADNQRLKDENGALIRVISKLSK